The window CGTTGCCAAACAGCTTTAGagttctttactaaaacatcaacTAAAAGtttcgcaaccagggaaaaaaaggcccttacgttttcggaagggacaTTTTGGCAATTCTTGGCACTTAAAAAGATCACTTAGCAGTTTCGGACGAATGGGAAGTTCTTATATTAGAAGGTAGTaacaatttctgaaatgaagatatcattcaggggcacccaacgagagagaatatagttcaaaaccacttaaacatagcattgttaatcgtattttagtatttaaacggtagatataagcatatttttatcccctaaaaatttttcatctgctCGGAtgccctagctgaaagtcttgtgatccgaaaattatagggatcaaaacttaccttttcgaaaatttcagccataaaaaggctcccgaaaattctaggtgacctttttagggtaaaaatccgttacaaaagggcaattataccatgttttagatgttcgaaaatcctaggacaggcaggcaagcaaggaattttacatcaaatgttccgaaaattctagatcgcAAATCGTCTtctgaacagatattttccgaaaattgacgttgggtgctcctgatcattccctaaaattatCGGAGACCTCAATTTCCAGCTAAGATTTccaaacagatcaaattcttcttggtgataaaaacatctctttagacagtctttacacattacaaggagcctagcaATTTCTCTCATAGAATTTTGGCTTACTTTTTTCGTTCGGTGCCCTTGACACTTCTGTGTACCAATTCATTAACACCTACAAAGTCGAACATATCGATTTCAGTCAAGAGGCCTATTCGAAAGATCTCAGTACCGCCAATGACCAACACAGAAGGGGCAATTTTAGGCGAAAACTTAGTAGTACTGATCGGCATTCATTCGAATAGTTTAGAACCCAGTTCTGATtaccaagaaaaagaaaaaacaacataGATACAATGCTAAGGAATGACCATACCGCGTGCCACTGATATCCAATGTAATTCACCCAGATCATATTAACAAGAAATTCTCTCAAAATCACAAAACACGCGCAGCAGGATCGAGTAAACAAAAGCACTTTCTTTGGATTCCTAACGGAGACATTGCCAAAGCGCTTGAAGCTAATCGGAAAACCAGTACAAAGAACGGCAACTGAACAGGGAGACATCACTGCATCCAACCAGCTGAGCGACGGACGCATACACACTTCACACGTCTCCCCTACCAATACCCGGATCAGTATCAATGGCTTGCAAGTGCTAGACTTATCCAAGCGAGTATAGAACAATTATATCAGCTTTTACAACGTTTGCAACTTTAATAAGCGCTTAGAGACCCTACTTCACTTCAAGCTTCGAAACAAAGGTTTACTTTTATAAGTTTTCAACGTTTTGATGTTCATTCCCTTCTCCCCTATTTACCATGAGAAACGGGAACTTGAGTCAGACCTAAATTATGCTttgaagaacaaaaagagaCACGTTCAATCGTATTTTGTAACATCTTCTCCCTTGCGAAATTAAAGCCAGTCTGTAGTTGGCAGGATATGGAAGCCAAGGTAAACAGTTTGACTGATACTTCCGATCACTAACTAATAAGGTTTAACCAAGTAATTACTTCATGAGCCAATATGTATGTGTATTTACTTAGAACACATTTGCACGTACAGGTTCAAATCCATTTGACAAGATTATTCTCTTTGTCCCGGGTTTATCTTTGCAGTGTTATCACAAAGAAAAGGCAACCGTGCGTTTTCTTTGGTCGTAAACATTACCTACGCCACAAAAACTGGTTATTTTTAAATGGTGCTATGGAgcacaacaaaaaaaacccgGTTTGTTGTCTGCTTTTGTTGTTGGATTTCTGATGAGAACAACGTAGCTGTTCACAGAAGGAAGTGAACACACTTCCCTGCTATTCAACAATAACACCTTCTCCTTTCTACGGCCTGTCTGTCGGAAACACGTTTGAAACGTTAGGTAAATGACATCTCTCACGACACTGATGTTTCAATACTTGACGAATCCGCGAGTTCATAAAGATGTCACGCGGTTTCAACCATTGTTCACTTAAAGACAATCACGATAACCAAGTGTCAGAATCTCTTGTGAATGATTTAGACTGCGAGTTTAATTAGTTTTACCTCCAGTACATGACAGGCggtgtgttgttttttttttttcatctacgAGGCGTTTGTAGACTATCTGTGTGTTTACAGTCTGTTGTACGATGCTACGCGTGCCTGTTGTTGTATGCTTGAATGGAATCCATGAAAGTTTATCCCATTGCCCCGTGGCCGCGTGGGCGTCACTGGCCATGAAAGAAGGTgcataaaacaaagaagtttATTAAATAGTGGGACAGTTTTAAGTCTCACCGTAATTAATAAGAGggctttttttttgtgaaatcaAGCCGATGCTCCACACTGACCTTATCCCATGTGAAAACAAGATGATATTTGTCAAACATTTCAGTAGCAATATAATCTTTATTACTGGCGTCAGGTGACAGTCTTAAACCGTATTTCAGGAATTTCACAACAGTTACTTTGAATTCTCGAAGCATTTTACCCGCAATATTTCTCATAAACACAGATAATGTTAGTGAGGTTACATGAAATCACAAATATATAGATTGCTGTAAACTTGTCCTTCGCGATGGCAAAGTTGGACGGTTACTGAAGCCTGCCTCAAAATAgtatagttgttgttgttttttttacgaCGAAAAACAAGCTCCTTTTCAAAACTTACAAACCAAAAAGGAAAGGATTCGCTGGGAAGCTTAAATATCAAACAGACTAAGCAAACTGCAACGGAAAAACTGAACACGCACGAAAGACAGCTGGACTAAGAGTGATTACTAATTCATAGGTAACTTCAGTTGGGGAAACTGTTGTCAGCATCAAACGAATATCACGCACATCAGTGAGAAGTATGTTCAGTTCGTTTTAAGATTGCAATCGAcagaaacaaaagttaaagaTAGGAACACTTAAATTAAGATGAAATTCAAAAACATCTAGACTGTGAACAGATTTTGTCTCTTAAAGTCGAGTCTCTAGTCAAGATTCCAATCCGCAAGGAGGGAAAAAACCAACTCCAGGTGAAACAATTGTGGAACGCCCAGTTTGTTAATTCAGTCATCATAATTTCTGGAATGATTGCTTGCTTTACCTCACGAACGTAATGTATGGTTGTCATCATTCAAATAAACCTTATTTTGGTTTCGTCCCAAAAGCAATAATGTTTCGTCCcaaaagcaataattattgacatATTGGTTTATTAAAAAGGGAAGTTTATGATCTCATCAAGTAACGTTGCAATATGTtcttaacaaaagaaaaaaagagcacCTGAATTTGGCCGGAAAAGTCTCTAACATTTTATTGTGGGAAATtgcctttcaaatttctttcacAAAAACTGTTAAATATTGTAGCTTCAGAAATTGTCATGTACGCCACAAGTCACATCCAGTCTTCAATTGTGCTGCTTTATGGCATTTTCAATTTCAGTCAATAGCAATTCAGAAAAAATTTACacttaaattaaatattttttcatgatGCTTTGCTAATTTTGACAAACCCCTTTAAAGAAAAGGCCAAGGTAGAACCTTGTTTTTGACACTTTTTAATAAAGAAAGCCTACAGGCACATAATAAACAAGTCATACAGGAGTTTTCACAGTAATTCATATGATATGTTCAGCCAAAGTAAATTGAATTTCTCTCACTTAGCTTCTTTCATTAATATTCCGTTGACATAACATGAGTCACATGGAATTTTGAAGGTCCACTCAGCTAGGATTGCCAAAAGTAAATTTGCCGTGGAACAGAAGTGACTTTCGTAAGAGTACTTCAATTTGATCTGACATGATCGTGCCGGTGTTTAACTTGCGTGAACAGAACGTTCAATATTGATCAGGATATGTTTTCAGTCTGTAGAGTTTATTACAAGTCCCGCCCAGGCGCGTTCCCACAACATGCAATGGGCAAGCTGGTTCAACAAAGTCGGGATGCCGGAATGCGTCCGGTAACTGTCACACATTTCTCCTTTTTAATCCCTAATATCCAGTTTCAATACAAAAAATGAAACTCTAACACCCCGAAATACGAAAGATGAAATCCTAGTAGACGCTGTCTCATTAATCGAGGCTTTCGTAAAACCTTGACGAAAGTCCTGTGTCTACAAAACTACCGGTGACCCAATTTTAGACCAGAGAGAGATCAGAATGGACAGTCTTTTATTACCTTAAAGATGGCAGCCCGTAGCTTTATGCAGTGCAGCTGCCCACGTGAACACTGTAATCTCGAAGGGATTCGAGAGAAACGTCAACAAAACGTCAATTCGTGTGATGGAGACCACCCGTACAGAATAGGAACAAAACTGAATTCACAACAGTAGTTTTTCTCATGACATTGACAACTAAATTTTCTTTTACATTCGTTTTGTGAACATCACTATCTGATAAGATACGAAAAAATTTAATTAGCTTGTCCAGAGAAACCAAGACACCGAGACTTGTCTGTAGATAGGCGGTTGTAAGAAAATGATCTTCAGACCTCTTAGCCTGAAGGAAGGTACGCCCCGTCACTACCATTGAGTGTTAATGACTGTTGATGCTTTGTGCAGCTTTGCAATATTGACAGGTTCAACAAACTACAAGTTTTGCTAACCTGATACATCGTCCAAACTTAAATTTCTATCTCTACTACTAACTCAAAAATGTAgaagaaaacttgaaagaacTAATCACAAGTTATGGGATAATTAAACGGAAAACACAATGCATGTTAGTGAAGATTTTATCGAGTAGGAGTCAAGTCTTAAATTATGAGCTTAGTGCCTTATCTCCTTCGAATGGATGGCATCAATCAGTTGTTTGGCTTCTTGACTAATTGGATCGGTTTTCGCATAAATAGTCAATTCATACACAAGTATTGTATTAAAAGTGTTGTCTGCACTCTTTCCAGTTAAACCCTCTGATAATTAAATGATTCACATACCCACCTTGACGCATTCGATTCGCTTCGAATAGTCGAGACTAAAACACCTTAAAGAATGTTACAAAAATGTCAAATATGGAATTTTGGAATACTCTGTGCATTCTGATGGAGCAATGAGATGACACTTCTAATCGTTCAAGATTAAACTCTTCGTTAAGAGTACCAAAATCTATGACACCGCATGAACTATCCACTTGCCATATCGCCAATTCCTCTTTGAACATTCGTTCACGATTACTTACGTTACAGTTCCTAGTTTACTACTGTTCATGCAACGCCTTTCCCCCCCTGAAAAGAGAGGCCCCGATTTGTTTCAATTGAATTGCGAACTGCAGCGGGATTaaaacacaaaatgaaaaaaataaatgtagAAGTGTAAAGTTTTGACGAGATccttttcttcaaaaataaaagaaaattacacgcGAATTGAATTAAATTAGACATTGTGTGACCCAAATGAACAAAGAACTCCAAAGACAactagaaaaataaattaaaaagctGAAAGTTGGGAGGCCCCCACGAAGTGCTCTCAGACAAAGCATTAACcaacaacaaaagaaactcTCTCAATTCTtcctaaaaaaaatatttttttccccgaAGAACTGACCCCTAAAGCATTTAATCTCTTAAGACGTTTTATCTAATTCGCAGTGCAAGGGTCTGGAAAAAAAGGCGAATGACATAAAATTTTGATTGTAAGCTTCAAAGACACGTTGATGACAAAACCTGCTATATGTCTTGATGAAACGCCAAGTTGTTTTTCTAGTGTGCCCAGGTCAAAAAGTTAGTCCTGCCCACCATTTAAACAAGAATAGGCTAAAGACAAGGGGGGCGTGCATTGATGGGGCTCGAAGTGGAAATAATTGCTTCTGCAATTACCCGTTTAGCCCCGATTTTTTCCCCGGAAACTTACAAGAGCTCGAGGATTGTGTAACTAATCGGTATCTCTGTAGTTTTGAGTTGAGAAAATACTTGAAACCTGTGCTTAAACCTTCCGTGATGTTTGTATCGCCAGTATTATCATAGCCATCTCAATTTTGACCACTTGTCAGATGCGATAGTAAATGACGCCAAAAAGGTGTCCTCTGACCTCTAGAGATGAAACTGAGATTTGGATTAACAACAAGTTATCAAAACAGTGAAACTCTTAGGTAAGCTATGGAGTCTCGACAAGCCAGTTTGGAAAATAAGGAAAACGAAACAATTTCATTCGGTTAAGTGTATGCTTGTTTTATGTGTTTAAAAGACTTGTTGAGAGTGGAGTCTATGGGGTGTGATAAAATCAGTGAAACAAACCAGGTCCATGCTTGCACTGTTTAAGGTCAAATGAACGTCTTTGTCAAAGTTGATGTTAATCCCACAACAGGTATTCAAAACAGTTTTGCTTTTCAGTGTTGTAAGCATGAATGTTTGTTGAGGTCACTGCAGTCGTTTCCTGTGTTTAGAATTGCAGCGAGATACGTTGTGCCACATTCTCGGACACACTGTCAAAATGACAAGGGTATCCATGGTCATCAAGTAAAAATATTAATTATAACGTCTGTCAGTCTggatagtgaaaaaaaaaaacccgttgCCCTTACAAGTCGAAACCAGCGGATATGAAAAGGCCATAGGAAAAAGACACAAAAAACCTACAAGAGGTCTTAACACAGAAGCCCACCCCAAAGTTCATTAAATAGTAATGCTTCTATCGCCTGGAGCTTGAAATATATATTGCAAGAAATTCTGAAAAGTCAAACCCTTTTTAAATTTCATAGGTAGGGCCGATGACTTAAAACCGAAACATTTAGAGATTACAACAACACTGTTGAGAGTGTATCGTAAAGAAGACGAATTAAAAGATTTACCATATCTTCTTGAAACTATCGAACTCAAATCAAAACACGTTGAGATTCCTCGGTGTGAGGTAGCTGTCATCGAGTAATGGAAAAGAATTAAAGCATGGAAAATCTTTCTTAAACCTTTTATAAAGAGTCgatttttcttgatttgtttttttttcctttggaccTTTGGAGTGGAAGATTCTGAAATGAGATTACTCTACGGCTTCCCTGGTTGTGACAGAAGCACTGAAAAGTTTTCAAATGTCGAATTAAGGCGAAAgaatcaattttaattttggcAAAAGCAACACCCATCAATCAATTTCAACTCTAAGGGTTTTTATAGGAGAACAAAGTTGTCAAGCTTGTCGAAATGCAGTTATTAGCAATTCAAAATCATTGATTCTTTAATTGTAAATCCTGGTTCAGCGACACCACTGAAGAGCACACCGATTTTCAAACATTGTTCTCTTAAAACGGGTTGATCGTTTCGaatcagaagaacagaaaaaaataGTTTCTAAACGGTTAATTGCTCAAGAGCTGACCCAGTTAACTGTATTTAATAAACAATTCGGAAGCTCCACAACTGGACAATGAAATTCCCGCCTTCCTTTACTCAGTTAATTCAATGTTTTGAGAGGCGTGAGGTAGTAAAGACATGAAGGGAAGAGAAGTGGGAAAGGGGTTGTTCAATTGTGGCACAAACCTTAAGCGCTAAGAAGATTGACAGGTCAATAAATGGGATTAAGGAATTAATTGGGATACGCTGTTAGCAAATGAAGAGAAATTCAGCTAAAGAAAATTGAATCATTTTTAACTCTCATAAACTCTCTTCTGCTTTGTCTGAAAGATTTCAATACTTATCATTTTAATTAACGAACGTGTCAAAGAGGTGACATCTTTTTATCGCCCTAAATAAATTCTCCTCAAACAGTGAATGATAACATGTGTTCTATGTCAATTCAGGCAAGTCATACATGACGTGTCTCAACCTTGCTCATTAACCATCCCACACATTCCTACCTACCCTTTGATCTGTATACAATCAACAGGccagcagccatcttgagagCACACTCAGCCCGCGGGACTCGTTATGTCTTCTTTTTCCGTGAAGAACATCTTAAGTCTCCCGGAATCGTGCCTTCAAGCCTGCTCCAACGCCACTCCAAGGCTCCACAATATTTGTCAAGGTGTTAATCTTTCTCCCGATCGACCAACAGCATCTAATTGCACACTAACAACGATGCCACCTTCCGGCCAATGCCAAGATAACTCTTCGGGTAGGTGTTGAATGTAACAGAAAATCTTTCTAGTTCCTTAGTTCTCCGCACATCGTCTTAAGTTCAAAGCGTGCTCGTAATGCTTTCTTAATTCGGGCATTTTCTTGTCATCCAAGTcgggaaaaaaaaaccgatGTTTTAATACGTTGATCTATTTCGTGACTCAGAACACGAAATGACATCTTTCAGTAAAAGCGTCACCTCACAATAAACGCATTGAAAGAAACTAAAGTGCAACTCTTTGCCTGACACCAACGTAACATACCActgaaaaaaaacccttttcaGCAAATTCATGTTTCAATGTAGTGAAGCCTATCCATTTAGCAGGTTCCAACACGTTGTTTTGCAGCAGTTCTGATCCCAATCAGTCGCAGTGTATCCGTGATGCAAGGTGAAATGAAGCTGTCAGTATAACTGATCCCCAATTTTTCCGGGATAACTTTACAAAAATGTAGAGTAAGAACTTGTAAAGAACAAGAGTCCTTGACTGCTGCTCCGCCTTACCAGTATTTTAAAACTAAATCATCTCTAATCGCTGTTATCGAGCCTCATCAAACGCCTTTACCCGCTTTTTTTCGATTAGGTTCTCAACCACATCCTGAGTTGAACGACGAGTGTTCCGGGGTTGATGTGTTAGAACAAGCACCAAGAATCAACAGGGACGACTCCGGTGAAGTTcccaagaaaagaaaacgtcGCGTTTTGTTTACGAAGCAACAAATATACGAATTGGAAAGAAGATTTAGATATCAACGCTACCTATCGGCACCCGAGAGAGAGCAGCTTGGGCGAATGATCAACCTCACGCCAACACAAGTAAAGATTTGGTTCCAAAATCACCGATACAAGCAAAAGAAACAGGCTACCGAAGCTGGGGAATTTAAGGATTCCCATTCGCTTTATCCTAGAACTGTGCCAGTACCTGTGTTAATCCGAGAAGGTCAGCCTTGTTACTCAAGCGACTTTAGCAACGGCGTTGGGAATTACTTCACGAATCAGTACCCACCGACCTATGACTATTCCAATTCGTATGGGAATTCGTACTCTTACACGGCTCCTATATCGTCCATGAACTCTTCATGCATGCAGGCGGCTTATTCTTATTGTAAATGGTGAAGACGGCAACAGAAGAGGGCTGTGAACAAGCGATTGCGTAAAGGAGCAAATGAAGGTGGTTTCAGTGCTCCGTTCGTTACTGCATTTGGCACACAAAACAGCACGCACTATGAAAGAGACTTCGATGAAAAATGTCTATCGATGAGGAAGACTGCTCTCGTCATATGAGGTGCAGTTTATGTAGATGTACTATAGTGAACTTGTAAATGTAAACCCGAACTTAATTTAAGAGAACTGTACAAAAAAATCTAGGACTTTAAACAAATAAATCGTAAGCTTATTAATTCCTTCAAATGCTACTTTCCTTATCGCAATATTAAAAGACGGGAATTCAAAGAAGATGAGCAATTGACTTTTTTCTTGCACTCGGATTTCAAACTAAATTGTCAGTTGAAACAcaagtaatttaatttcatttttcatgTCTTCATTCAATGATAATGTGATCACTAGGTAAAGGTGATTGTCGTACTTTAAAAACTAGCTTACATTTGCCTTCGTAGAAGGTTGgctaaatgaaagaaatgtaaacagaGTCTACCCTTAGAAAATGCTTTTTACCCGATTTTTTTCATAACGACAACCTGCTTTTCTCAATAATTAAATACTACTGCTGTTGCAAGCCGTGTGACAGGGTTCAACAACCTTGTTTTTTTATACACTGTTCCAGGTATCTTTTCCATGAAGTTGTTTTACCCCTTGTAACAGCAAAATTGGAAAACGAGGAAAGTACTGGTCATTGAACACCaaaaagtaaaaattaaaaatttcacaggaaagtactgctcaacATCAACAACTCCTGTTAAAGTGGTAACATTAAAGGTTTTTATCTGCAGTCTTACAATGTTAGAATCGCATTATGTGCCCCCACCGACTCTTGGAATGGGAGCTTAAATATAATCTCGTTACTTTTGTGCTATTGACTACTAAAACAGCGCTTGCAACAATAACTTGCCATAACATTTAAGACAGAAGTTGTTCAGTCCTCCCGAGAAATTGCACGAGACATTTTCGTTTCCCTgtgtaaaaaaaacaacaaataaagtgCGAGCACATTTATTACAGGGAAGAAACTTCTCACAATTCTTAAAATCCTTACTTAATCACAGTTTATGGGATCTCATGCGGGTCTTAACGTCTAAAAAAACACTCTTCGTTTCCCTTTTTAGTCTTTCTAAAGAGCACAAAGGCGCAGAAAacactttaaaatattttcacacCGGTACCCGCCGAAAAAAATGCACACGCAAACACAGCGCCATCACCGAGCACAAACAAAATAGCTTATAATTATGACTGTTCACTCCAGGTTTCTTCAGTTCTAGTTTTCTTAGAACGTACTAGCTTCTAAGAGAATATAAGAAAGCCTCCAGGCATAATCCATTCTTCCTCGGATGGCCAgattcaacaaaaaaacagagaaaaacaaagaacaattTAAGACCAAAAGTCAACCGACCGTCCTACTCAGCATTTCGTTACAAGACCTGACCTTCAATTCGAGTGCGTAGATGAATTCCTGACATGTTACCACTAAGATGAAGCCACTAAGCTTCAAACCTGTTCACATTTTAACACCTTAAGGAAgagtattttaaatttttctttattttcagcgAAGACGCTCATCAGAgtgaaaggaataatttaagcAAACTTAGCTTTCCTGTGAACAATCATACACTTATGTATACCCCAATGCAACATGTCTTACAAGGCGTTAGCAATAAAGAATGCCTACAAGTGAATGCGTACGTTTTATTTCATTTAGCTTAAGCCTTGGAAATGTGATTATCACAGGCAAAACCGACCAGCTGTTTCGAATTTGAGGGAGATTTTGTTGGTCAACCAAAGATTAACCCCATCACAGTAAAAGCCAATCCTCAGTGTCAGTGTCATGTAATGGGGTTTTAATTTTCCAGTCTGTGTATATGGAACCGTAATGAACGTCGCTGGCTTTCAAACTTTTGCTGTTTGGCggtgtttaatttttttttctttgctttgttgAATCAACGAAGCCACCCGCTTTGAGCAGTGAGAGGAATTAATCAACTCTGAAGAACTACTTGCATGCATAGGTCGAACGTCTCATAAAATTGGAATGAAAGACTTTTGGAGCTTATAACATTCTTgctttcttttagttttttaaacatGGAAATAAAGGTTTTTCCTTTGCTTAAAGCTTGGCTTTGACTGGGAAAGGACGAAAGATAAATTTACCCATGGTAGTCAGAATCTCTTATCTTGAAGAATCGAAATTCTTTCTACCGAATAGGGGAACGGGTAGATGTTGTATGGAAGTGTCATTTGCTTGTGAATCCAATAAAAAATTACTCGGTTTTAAGCGAAGATTTAAGAAATGCAATTAAAACTGcattaaagaaacaaaattagGATCGAAGACACTACAAGGGTATATCCCATTACCACACTCAAAGATGTCCATGCAATGGTTAATTCAATAGCTACAAGCTTTGGTTTTCGGTAAAAAGACGCTTGCCTACAGAAGCCCTAAGCTCAAGGAAGGAGATCAAATAAATGTGCAAGTAGCATATTGGATTAACTTTGGGCTTCACTGCGAACGTAAAACTGAAATCCACCTAACAGATAGAACTGCAGTTCAAATGCACAGATTTCCGTCGAACGAACAAAATGTTACCAAAGGCAGAGAATGGCTGCCTCATTTAGAACATTGGGAATCCTTTGAGTTCACCATGATTTGAAAAACGTTGCACGTAGTAACACTAAAACTTTTGCAACTTTTAGCTCTTTCAAGCTATCACTTCGAAGGTAGCTAACTCAGAAAAGTGATGTTTGGCTGACTCAAGCCACTGGCAAAGAGAGACTTTATAGCTTGCCTCCATGGTGGGGAAAGGAGAATGGAAGATTTTCAGAGGTCAGTTTAGCTCTCAGAGTTCGTGGTCCGATTATATCAGCTTGTTTCTTGCTTAGACGGTTACACGCTATTCATCTTCTGTAGCATTTTCCCTTTCTTAAATTGCCTAGGCCTTCTTTGCGCCTTGAAGATTAGCTTAAAGCAATTTCTAAAATCAGTACCCAAGGTTCACTGAAGTATTCTAAAAGCATCCAGTGTTACAAGACTTAAGAATCATGCATGAGATGTGGGCCGAGCAGAAAAAGAGCTCGAAGATTGGTTCGGGATTCCACGATTGATTTCCGACTTGCTGTTTCCTACTGAAAATCAGTGCACAAGGTAAAAAATAGTTTAAGACCATGAACATTA of the Montipora foliosa isolate CH-2021 chromosome 14, ASM3666993v2, whole genome shotgun sequence genome contains:
- the LOC137985583 gene encoding homeobox protein Nkx-2.2a-like, whose protein sequence is MSSFSVKNILSLPESCLQACSNATPRLHNICQGVNLSPDRPTASNCTLTTMPPSGQCQDNSSGSQPHPELNDECSGVDVLEQAPRINRDDSGEVPKKRKRRVLFTKQQIYELERRFRYQRYLSAPEREQLGRMINLTPTQVKIWFQNHRYKQKKQATEAGEFKDSHSLYPRTVPVPVLIREGQPCYSSDFSNGVGNYFTNQYPPTYDYSNSYGNSYSYTAPISSMNSSCMQAAYSYCKW